Proteins from one Pongo abelii isolate AG06213 chromosome 19, NHGRI_mPonAbe1-v2.0_pri, whole genome shotgun sequence genomic window:
- the PGAP3 gene encoding post-GPI attachment to proteins factor 3 isoform X4 — translation MAGRAARLVLLAGAAALASGSQGDREPVYRDCVLQCEEQNCSGGALNHFRSRQPIYMSLAGWTCRDDCKYECMWVTVGLYLQEGHKVPQFHGKWPFSRFLFFQEPASAMASFLNGLASLVMLCRYRTFVPASSPMYHTCVAFAWLSGR, via the exons ATGGCCGGCCGGGCGGCCCGGTTGGTCCTGCTAGCTGGGGCCGCGGCGCTGGCGAGCGGCTCCCAGGGCGACCGTGAGCCAGTGTACCGCGACTGCGTACTGCAGTGCGAAGAGCAGAACTGCTCTGGGGGCGCTCTGAATCACTTCCGCTCCCGCCAGCCAATCTACATGAGTCTAGCAG GCTGGACCTGTCGGGACGACTGTAAGTATGAGTGTATGTGGGTCACCGTTGGGCTCTACCTCCAGGAAGGTCACAAAGTGCCTCAGTTTCATGGCAAG TGGCCCTTTTCCCGGTTCCTGTTCTTTCAAGAGCCAGCATCTGCCATGGCCTCTTTTCTCAATGGCCTGGCCAGCCTGGTGATGCTCTGCCGCTACCGCACCTTCGTGCCAGCCTCCTCCCCCATGTACCACACCTGTGTGGCCTTCGCCTGG